A DNA window from Streptomyces bacillaris contains the following coding sequences:
- the cydB gene encoding cytochrome d ubiquinol oxidase subunit II encodes MELHDIWFVLIAVLWIGYFFLEGFDFGIGVLTKLLARDRKERRVLINTIGPVWDGNEVWLLTAGGATFAAFPEWYATLFSGFYLPLLIILLCLIVRGVAFEYRAKRTGERWQTNWETAIFWTSLIPAVLWGVAFGNIVRGVKIDADMEYVGNFFDLLNPYAILGGLVTLFLFTFHGAVFAALKTAGDIRVRARALAIKLGLATAVLALGFLLWTQAASGDRWSLMALIVAVVALVAAIGAIAKGREGWSFAFSGLTIVAAVGMLFLTLFPNVMPSSLNEAWNLTVTNASSTPYTLKIMTWCAGIATPMVLLYQSWTYWVFRKRIGTQHIADAH; translated from the coding sequence ATGGAACTCCACGACATCTGGTTCGTGCTCATCGCCGTCCTCTGGATCGGCTACTTCTTCCTGGAGGGGTTCGACTTCGGCATCGGGGTCCTCACCAAGCTGCTCGCCCGCGACCGCAAGGAGCGGCGGGTCCTCATCAACACCATCGGGCCTGTCTGGGACGGCAACGAGGTCTGGCTGCTCACCGCCGGTGGTGCGACCTTCGCGGCCTTCCCCGAGTGGTACGCCACGCTGTTCTCCGGCTTCTACCTGCCGCTGCTGATCATCCTGCTCTGCCTGATCGTGCGCGGGGTCGCCTTCGAGTACCGGGCCAAGCGGACCGGGGAGCGGTGGCAGACCAACTGGGAGACCGCGATCTTCTGGACCTCGCTGATCCCCGCGGTGCTGTGGGGTGTGGCCTTCGGGAACATCGTGCGCGGCGTGAAGATCGACGCCGACATGGAGTACGTCGGCAACTTCTTCGACCTGCTCAACCCGTACGCGATCCTCGGCGGGCTCGTCACGCTCTTCCTCTTCACCTTCCACGGCGCGGTCTTCGCCGCGCTCAAGACGGCCGGGGACATCCGGGTCCGGGCGCGGGCCCTCGCCATCAAGCTGGGTCTGGCCACGGCGGTGCTCGCGCTGGGCTTCCTGCTCTGGACCCAGGCCGCCAGCGGTGACCGCTGGAGCCTGATGGCGCTGATCGTGGCGGTGGTGGCCCTGGTGGCGGCGATCGGCGCCATCGCCAAGGGGCGTGAGGGCTGGTCCTTCGCCTTCTCGGGGCTGACGATCGTGGCGGCCGTGGGCATGCTGTTCCTGACGCTCTTCCCGAACGTCATGCCGTCCTCGCTGAACGAGGCGTGGAACCTCACGGTCACCAACGCCTCCTCCACGCCGTACACGCTGAAGATCATGACCTGGTGCGCCGGTATCGCCACACCCATGGTGCTGCTGTACCAGAGCTGGACGTACTGGGTGTTCCGTAAGCGGATCGGCACCCAGCACATCGCGGACGCCCACTGA
- the cydD gene encoding thiol reductant ABC exporter subunit CydD → MKPIDPRLLRYARATRLFLAAVVGLGLVGAALVIAQAMLIAEIVVGGFEDGLTVTQLRTPLLLLAAVAVGRALVAWLTELAAHRASAAVKSELRGRLLERAAQLGPGWLSGQRTGSLVALATRGVDALDDYFARYLPQLGLAVVVPVAVLARIVTEDWVSAAIIVVTLPLIPLFMILIGWATQSRMDRQWQLLSRLSGHFLDVVAGLPTLKVFGRAKAQAESIRTITTQYRRATLRTLRIAFLSSFALELLATLSVALVAVTIGMRLVHGDLDLYTGLVVLILAPEAYLPIRQVGAQYHAAAEGLSAAEEIFAVLETEPRAAGTGDAPDSVRLELEGVTVRHEGRTEPSLDAVSLTVEPGETVALVGPSGVGKSTLLNVVLGFAVPDEGHVRVGGRDLAELDPERWRSRIAWVPQRPHLFAGTIAENVRLARPDADDEAVVAALREAGAYDFVAELPDGERTRLGEDGAGLSAGQRQRLALARAFLADRPLLLLDEPTASLDGETEAGIVEAVRRLAAGRTVLLVVHRPALLAVADRVVTLEPRAVDAAGPAATAAPGLPVPQPLAGGELLDARRPGDVLEAADLLESGDVREAATEVLRETEARPGRTFARVREAAGAQRGQLALALLLGSLAVGSAVGLMAVSGWLISRASEQPPVLYLMMAVTATRAFGIGRAVFRYAERLVSHDAVLKLLAELRVAVYRGLERVAPAGLRTVRRGDLLSRLVADVDALQDYWLRWLLPAGTALTVSVAAAGFTGWLLPEAGVILAVGLLVAGVGVPLVSGGVARRTERQLAPARAALATRVTDLLGGTAELTVAGALPARQAHMRAADGLLTRIASRAATATALGGGLSALVCGLTVVAAAAVAVPAVNDGRLSGVALAVVVLTPLAAFEAVAGMPLAVQYRQRILRSAERVYEVLDAPVPVREPASPADPPASPFPLEARGLSARYPGADRDALESLDLTLVPGRRIAVVGPSGSGKTTLAQVLLRFLDASSGTYRLGGVEAAGLDGDTVRRSVGLCAQDAHVFDSSIRENLRLARTGATDAELDEALSRARLLEWVRSLPEGLDTPVGEHGARLSGGQRQRLALARALLADFPVLVLDEPAEHLDLATADALTADLLAATEGRTTVLITHRLAGVEAVDEVLVLDAGRVVQRGPYAELAAEEGPLRRMLEREAETVGAGARA, encoded by the coding sequence GTGAAACCCATCGACCCGCGTCTGCTGCGGTACGCCCGGGCCACCCGCCTCTTCCTGGCGGCCGTGGTGGGCCTCGGTCTGGTCGGTGCCGCACTGGTGATCGCCCAGGCGATGCTCATCGCGGAGATCGTGGTGGGCGGGTTCGAGGACGGGCTCACGGTCACCCAGCTCCGTACTCCGCTGCTCCTGCTCGCGGCGGTCGCCGTCGGGCGCGCCCTGGTCGCCTGGCTCACGGAGCTGGCCGCCCACCGGGCGAGCGCGGCGGTCAAGTCCGAGCTGCGCGGGCGGCTCCTGGAGCGGGCCGCGCAGCTCGGCCCCGGCTGGCTGAGCGGCCAGCGCACCGGCTCCCTGGTGGCGCTGGCGACCCGTGGGGTCGACGCGCTCGACGACTACTTCGCGCGCTATCTTCCGCAGCTCGGGCTCGCGGTCGTCGTGCCGGTGGCGGTGCTGGCCCGGATCGTCACCGAGGACTGGGTCTCGGCGGCGATCATCGTGGTCACCCTGCCGCTCATCCCCCTCTTCATGATCCTGATCGGCTGGGCCACCCAGTCCCGGATGGACCGGCAGTGGCAGTTGCTCTCCCGGCTCTCCGGCCACTTCCTGGACGTCGTCGCCGGGCTGCCGACGCTCAAGGTCTTCGGCCGGGCCAAGGCCCAGGCCGAGTCGATCCGCACCATCACCACGCAGTACCGGCGGGCCACCCTCCGCACCCTGCGGATCGCCTTCCTCTCCTCGTTCGCCCTGGAGCTGCTGGCCACCCTGTCGGTCGCCCTGGTCGCCGTCACCATCGGAATGCGGCTGGTGCACGGGGACCTCGACCTCTACACCGGTCTGGTGGTCCTGATCCTGGCCCCGGAGGCGTATCTGCCGATCCGCCAGGTCGGGGCGCAGTACCACGCGGCGGCGGAGGGGCTCTCGGCCGCCGAGGAGATCTTCGCGGTCCTGGAGACCGAGCCCCGGGCGGCGGGCACCGGGGACGCCCCGGACTCGGTGCGCCTGGAGCTGGAGGGCGTGACCGTACGCCACGAAGGCCGCACCGAACCGTCCTTGGACGCCGTCTCGCTGACCGTCGAGCCGGGGGAGACCGTCGCCCTGGTCGGGCCGAGCGGCGTCGGCAAGTCCACCCTGCTGAATGTGGTCCTGGGGTTCGCCGTACCCGACGAGGGGCACGTCCGGGTCGGCGGCCGGGACCTCGCGGAGCTGGACCCGGAGCGCTGGCGGAGCCGGATCGCCTGGGTCCCGCAGCGGCCGCACCTCTTCGCGGGGACGATCGCGGAGAACGTCCGCCTCGCCCGGCCCGACGCCGACGACGAGGCGGTGGTGGCGGCGCTGCGGGAGGCGGGGGCGTACGACTTCGTCGCGGAGCTTCCCGACGGGGAGCGGACGCGGCTGGGCGAGGACGGGGCCGGGCTCTCCGCCGGCCAGCGCCAGCGCCTCGCCCTGGCCCGCGCGTTCCTGGCGGACCGGCCGCTGCTGCTCCTGGACGAGCCGACCGCGAGCCTGGACGGCGAGACGGAGGCGGGGATCGTCGAGGCCGTACGGCGACTGGCGGCGGGCCGGACCGTGCTGCTGGTCGTCCACCGCCCGGCCCTGCTGGCGGTGGCGGACCGGGTGGTGACGCTGGAGCCCCGGGCGGTGGACGCTGCCGGACCCGCCGCGACCGCCGCGCCCGGACTGCCCGTTCCGCAGCCCCTCGCGGGCGGTGAGCTGCTGGACGCGCGCCGCCCCGGCGACGTACTGGAAGCCGCCGATCTGCTGGAGTCCGGGGACGTACGGGAGGCCGCGACCGAAGTTCTGCGGGAGACCGAGGCCCGCCCCGGACGGACCTTCGCCCGGGTCCGGGAGGCGGCGGGTGCGCAGCGCGGGCAGCTGGCCCTGGCGCTGCTGCTGGGCAGTCTCGCCGTCGGGTCGGCCGTGGGGCTCATGGCCGTCTCCGGCTGGCTGATCTCCCGCGCCTCCGAACAGCCGCCCGTCCTCTACCTGATGATGGCCGTCACCGCGACGCGCGCCTTCGGCATCGGCCGGGCGGTGTTCCGGTACGCGGAGCGCCTGGTCTCCCACGACGCCGTCCTCAAGCTGCTGGCCGAACTGCGGGTGGCCGTCTACCGGGGCCTGGAACGCGTCGCCCCCGCCGGGCTGCGCACGGTGCGCCGGGGCGACCTGCTCTCCCGGCTCGTCGCCGACGTGGACGCGCTCCAGGACTACTGGCTGCGCTGGCTGCTGCCCGCCGGGACCGCGCTCACCGTCTCGGTGGCCGCCGCCGGGTTCACCGGCTGGCTGCTGCCCGAGGCGGGCGTGATCCTGGCGGTCGGGCTGCTCGTCGCCGGAGTCGGGGTGCCGCTGGTGAGCGGTGGTGTCGCCCGCCGTACGGAACGTCAGCTGGCGCCCGCCCGCGCCGCCCTGGCCACCCGGGTCACCGATCTCCTCGGCGGCACGGCAGAGCTGACCGTCGCCGGGGCCCTTCCGGCCCGGCAGGCGCACATGCGGGCCGCCGACGGTCTGCTCACCCGGATCGCCTCCCGCGCGGCCACCGCGACGGCCCTCGGCGGCGGGCTCTCCGCCCTGGTCTGCGGGCTGACCGTGGTGGCCGCCGCAGCCGTCGCCGTCCCCGCCGTGAACGACGGGCGCCTCTCCGGCGTCGCGCTCGCGGTGGTGGTGCTCACCCCGCTCGCCGCCTTCGAGGCCGTCGCCGGGATGCCGCTCGCGGTGCAGTACCGCCAGCGGATCCTGCGGAGCGCGGAGCGCGTGTACGAGGTGCTCGACGCCCCCGTTCCCGTACGGGAGCCCGCTTCCCCGGCCGATCCGCCCGCCTCCCCCTTCCCGCTGGAGGCGCGGGGGCTGTCGGCCCGCTACCCGGGGGCGGACCGCGATGCGCTGGAGTCGCTCGACCTGACACTGGTGCCCGGCCGCCGCATCGCGGTCGTCGGCCCCTCCGGCTCCGGGAAGACGACGCTCGCGCAGGTGCTCCTGCGCTTCCTGGACGCGTCCTCGGGGACGTACCGCCTGGGCGGTGTGGAGGCGGCCGGGCTGGACGGCGACACCGTACGGCGCTCCGTCGGCCTGTGCGCCCAGGACGCCCACGTCTTCGACAGCTCGATCCGGGAGAACCTGCGCCTCGCCCGTACCGGAGCGACCGACGCCGAACTGGACGAGGCGCTCTCCCGGGCCCGGCTGCTGGAGTGGGTCCGCTCGCTGCCCGAGGGGCTCGACACCCCGGTGGGCGAGCACGGCGCCCGGCTCTCCGGCGGCCAGCGCCAGCGCCTCGCCCTGGCCCGGGCGCTGCTGGCCGACTTCCCGGTCCTCGTCCTGGACGAGCCGGCCGAGCACCTGGATCTGGCGACCGCCGACGCGCTCACCGCCGACCTGCTGGCGGCGACCGAGGGGCGGACGACCGTCCTGATCACCCACCGGCTGGCGGGTGTCGAGGCCGTCGACGAGGTGCTGGTGCTGGATGCGGGCCGGGTGGTGCAGCGCGGACCGTATGCGGAGCTGGCGGCCGAGGAGGGGCCGCTGCGCCGCATGCTGGAGCGGGAGGCGGAGACGGTGGGGGCGGGGGCGCGGGCCTGA
- the hisC gene encoding histidinol-phosphate transaminase — MSETSPKLRAELDGVPAYVPGKPAAAGGPVAYKLSSNENPYPPLPGVLESALAAAGSFNRYPDMACTGLMNELADRFGVPVSHLATGTGSVGVAQQLLQATSGPGDEVIYAWRSFEAYPIITQVSGATSVKVPLTDGEVHDLDAMAEAITDRTRLIFVCNPNNPTGTVVRRAELERFLDRVPGDVLVVLDEAYKEFIRDAEVPDGIEIYRDRPNVAVLRTFSKAYGLAGLRVGFAVAHEPVAAALRKTAVPFGVSQLAQDAAVASLRAEDELLGRVGSLVAERSRVSEELVRQGWAVPESQANFVWLRLGERTLDFAGACERAGVVVRPFKGEGVRVTIGESEGNDLFLKTAEAFRAEL; from the coding sequence GTGAGCGAGACGAGCCCCAAGCTGCGCGCCGAGCTGGACGGCGTTCCCGCCTATGTGCCGGGCAAGCCGGCGGCGGCCGGCGGACCGGTCGCGTACAAGCTGTCCTCCAACGAGAACCCCTACCCGCCGCTGCCGGGGGTCCTGGAGTCGGCGCTCGCTGCGGCGGGCAGCTTCAACCGCTACCCGGACATGGCGTGCACCGGGCTGATGAACGAGCTGGCCGACCGCTTCGGGGTGCCCGTCTCGCACCTGGCGACCGGCACCGGATCGGTCGGGGTGGCCCAGCAGCTGCTCCAGGCGACCTCGGGCCCGGGCGATGAGGTCATCTATGCCTGGCGCTCCTTCGAGGCGTACCCGATCATCACGCAGGTGAGCGGCGCGACCTCGGTGAAGGTCCCGCTGACCGACGGTGAGGTGCACGACCTCGACGCGATGGCGGAGGCGATCACCGACCGGACCCGGCTGATCTTCGTCTGCAACCCGAACAACCCCACCGGGACCGTGGTGCGCCGGGCCGAGCTGGAGCGGTTCCTGGACCGGGTGCCGGGCGATGTGCTGGTGGTGCTCGACGAGGCGTACAAGGAGTTCATCCGCGACGCCGAGGTGCCCGACGGCATCGAGATCTACCGGGACCGCCCCAATGTCGCGGTGCTCCGGACCTTCTCCAAGGCGTACGGGCTGGCCGGGCTGCGGGTCGGGTTCGCCGTGGCCCATGAGCCGGTGGCCGCCGCGCTGCGGAAGACCGCCGTCCCCTTCGGCGTCAGCCAGCTCGCCCAGGACGCGGCGGTCGCCTCGCTGCGCGCCGAGGACGAGCTGCTGGGCCGGGTCGGTTCGCTGGTCGCCGAGCGGAGCCGGGTGAGCGAGGAGCTGGTGCGCCAGGGCTGGGCCGTGCCGGAGTCGCAGGCCAACTTCGTCTGGCTGCGCCTGGGCGAGCGGACCCTCGACTTCGCCGGGGCCTGTGAGCGGGCCGGTGTGGTGGTGCGCCCGTTCAAGGGCGAGGGCGTACGGGTCACGATCGGCGAGAGCGAGGGCAACGACCTCTTCCTGAAGACGGCGGAGGCGTTCCGCGCGGAGCTGTAG
- a CDS encoding cytochrome ubiquinol oxidase subunit I: protein MDLALAPETLARWQFGITTVYHFLFVPLTISLAALTAGLQTAWVRTNNEKYLRATKFWGKLFLINIAMGVVTGIVQEFQFGMNWSDYSRFVGDIFGAPLAFEALIAFFFESTFIGLWIFGWDRLPKKIHLACMWMVSLGTILSAYFILAANSWMQHPVGYRINEERGRAELTDFWRVLTQDTAVTQFFHTITAAFLVGGAFMVGIAAFHLARKKHIPVMRTSLRLGLVTVVIAGLLTAVSGDMLAKVMFRQQPMKMAAAEALWDGQDRAPFSIFAYGDVSQGHNSVEISLPGVLSFLANSDPNSYVPGINDINKTLEEKYGPGDYRPNIPVAFWSFRWMIGFGMASFGLGLLGLWLTRKKFLLPPAMRTGEDEVPNLVLFRNKALSPKLTKLYWLTALWTLLFPLIANSWGWIFTEMGRQPWVVYGVLQTRDGVSPGVSQGEILTSMILFTLIYAILAVIEVKLLVKYIKAGPPELTESDLNPPTRINGHDDEDADRPMAFSY from the coding sequence GTGGACCTCGCTCTGGCGCCGGAGACCTTGGCGCGATGGCAGTTCGGCATCACCACCGTCTACCACTTCCTCTTCGTTCCGCTGACGATCTCGCTCGCCGCGCTCACCGCCGGCCTGCAGACCGCCTGGGTGCGGACGAACAACGAGAAGTACCTCAGGGCGACCAAGTTCTGGGGCAAGCTGTTCCTGATCAACATCGCCATGGGCGTGGTGACGGGCATCGTCCAGGAGTTCCAGTTCGGCATGAACTGGTCGGACTACTCGCGCTTCGTCGGGGACATCTTCGGTGCCCCGCTCGCCTTCGAGGCGCTGATCGCCTTCTTCTTCGAGTCCACCTTCATCGGACTGTGGATCTTCGGCTGGGACCGGCTGCCGAAGAAGATCCACCTCGCCTGCATGTGGATGGTCTCGCTCGGCACGATCCTCTCCGCCTACTTCATCCTGGCGGCCAACTCCTGGATGCAGCACCCGGTCGGCTACCGCATCAACGAGGAGCGCGGGCGCGCGGAGCTCACCGACTTCTGGCGGGTGCTCACCCAGGACACCGCGGTCACGCAGTTCTTCCACACCATCACGGCGGCCTTCCTGGTCGGCGGGGCGTTCATGGTCGGTATCGCCGCCTTCCACCTCGCGCGCAAGAAGCACATCCCGGTGATGCGGACCTCGCTGCGGCTGGGACTGGTCACGGTCGTCATCGCCGGACTGCTCACAGCGGTCAGCGGCGACATGCTCGCCAAGGTGATGTTCCGGCAGCAGCCGATGAAGATGGCCGCCGCCGAGGCGCTCTGGGACGGCCAGGACCGCGCACCGTTCTCGATCTTCGCGTACGGGGACGTCAGCCAGGGCCACAACTCCGTCGAGATCTCGCTCCCCGGGGTGCTCTCCTTCCTCGCCAACAGCGACCCGAACTCGTATGTCCCCGGCATCAACGACATCAACAAGACGCTGGAGGAGAAGTACGGCCCCGGCGACTACCGGCCCAACATCCCGGTCGCGTTCTGGAGCTTCCGCTGGATGATCGGCTTCGGGATGGCCTCCTTCGGCCTCGGCCTCCTGGGGCTCTGGCTGACCCGGAAGAAGTTCCTGCTGCCACCGGCGATGCGGACCGGTGAGGACGAGGTGCCGAATCTGGTCCTCTTCCGGAACAAGGCGCTCAGCCCGAAGCTCACCAAGCTCTACTGGCTGACCGCGCTCTGGACGCTGCTCTTCCCGCTCATCGCCAACTCCTGGGGCTGGATCTTCACCGAGATGGGCCGCCAGCCGTGGGTGGTCTACGGGGTGCTCCAGACCCGCGACGGGGTCTCCCCCGGTGTATCGCAGGGCGAGATCCTCACCTCGATGATTCTCTTCACCCTCATCTACGCGATCCTCGCGGTCATCGAGGTCAAGCTGCTCGTGAAGTACATCAAGGCCGGGCCGCCGGAACTCACCGAATCCGACCTCAACCCGCCCACCCGGATCAACGGCCACGACGACGAAGACGCCGACCGGCCCATGGCCTTCTCGTACTGA
- a CDS encoding LacI family DNA-binding transcriptional regulator has protein sequence MTAAGKHQVSRTETPRRSGRPGRAGIRDVAAAAGVSITTVSDALNGKGRLPDATRSHVREVAERLGYRPSAAARTLRTGKSGLIGLTVTTYGDEPFTFTEFAYFAEMARAATSAALARGYALVILPATSRHDVWSNVALDGTVVIDPSDQDPVVTELVRQGLPVVSDGRPAGALPVTAWVDNDHRAAVLDLLDHLAAAGARRIGLLTGTTTDTYTRLSTTAYLHWCERVGQDPVYESYPAHDPCAGAVAADRLLARPDRPDAVYGLFDPNGTDLLAAARRYGLRVPEDLLLVCCSESTVYAATEPPITTLSLKPRHIGTAVVQLLIDAIEGVEHDGPVEQVIPTELIVRTSSQRRPPRTTVSAPRSPSRD, from the coding sequence ATGACAGCAGCAGGGAAGCACCAGGTGAGCCGGACGGAGACCCCCCGGCGCAGCGGCCGGCCAGGACGGGCGGGGATCCGTGACGTGGCCGCCGCGGCCGGAGTCTCGATCACGACCGTCTCCGACGCGCTCAACGGCAAGGGCAGGCTCCCGGACGCCACCCGCAGCCATGTCCGCGAGGTCGCAGAGCGCTTGGGCTACCGCCCCTCCGCAGCGGCCCGAACCCTCCGTACCGGCAAGTCGGGGCTGATCGGCCTGACCGTGACCACGTACGGGGATGAACCTTTCACCTTCACCGAGTTCGCGTACTTCGCGGAGATGGCGAGAGCCGCGACCTCGGCGGCGCTCGCCCGGGGCTACGCCCTGGTCATCCTCCCCGCCACGTCCCGGCACGACGTCTGGTCGAACGTCGCGCTCGACGGCACCGTCGTCATCGACCCCTCCGACCAGGACCCGGTCGTCACCGAACTCGTCCGCCAGGGGCTCCCCGTCGTCTCGGACGGCCGCCCCGCCGGAGCGCTCCCCGTCACCGCCTGGGTCGACAACGACCACCGGGCCGCCGTGCTCGACCTCCTCGACCACCTCGCCGCCGCCGGGGCCCGCCGCATCGGCCTGCTGACCGGCACCACCACCGATACGTACACCCGGCTCTCCACCACCGCCTACCTCCACTGGTGCGAGCGGGTCGGCCAGGATCCCGTCTACGAGTCCTACCCGGCGCACGACCCGTGCGCGGGCGCGGTCGCCGCCGACCGGCTGCTCGCCCGCCCGGACCGCCCCGACGCGGTCTACGGGCTCTTCGACCCCAACGGCACCGACCTCCTCGCGGCCGCCCGCCGCTACGGCCTGCGGGTCCCCGAGGACCTGCTGCTGGTCTGCTGCAGCGAATCCACCGTGTACGCGGCCACGGAGCCGCCCATCACGACGCTCTCGCTGAAGCCCCGCCACATCGGCACCGCCGTCGTCCAGCTCCTGATCGACGCCATCGAAGGGGTCGAGCACGACGGTCCGGTGGAGCAGGTGATACCGACGGAGCTCATCGTCCGGACCTCCTCGCAACGCCGTCCGCCGCGCACGACGGTCAGCGCGCCGCGCTCCCCCAGCAGGGACTGA
- a CDS encoding sensor histidine kinase, whose translation MAEPDPQDSLDAATQATRSLQGLSTELTARVPQLLEAMRSIGTGLELHSTLDRICATAAELAHARYAAIGVVDESGDGLSDFITHGVSEEVARATGRRPDGHRGLLGALIHDPEPVRLADLAEDPRSAGFPPGHPPMRTFLGVPIRVQGEIFGNLYLTEKEGGGEFSDYDLHMVRVLATEAGIAIGNARLYEAARQRERWIDGSVAVTTALLSGGDADDALSVVAEQARHLADSAAGIVLLPTGDGGLEIVAVSADDPSSSLGVIIPARSSVVAKLLAGEAVFIDDSATDSRMVTRLAGLFGPSMLLPLQSGGRVLGALATPRARGARPFSRTERTLATQFASQAALALMMAEAQRDRERLAVYEDRDRIARDLHDLVIQRLFATGMMLESAQRRSVVPEVRTGVGRAVDELDVTIQEIRTAIFALQQEPAEAPSGLRTRVLREINMAAVPLGFKPSHRFLGAVDALVGELTGKNLIAALREALSNAFRHAGASVIDVVVDATATLPDGRAAVRLSVADDGVGIPEGGRRSGLRNLARRAESLGGASWFGPGVGEGGGGTTVVWEAPL comes from the coding sequence ATGGCAGAGCCGGACCCGCAGGACTCACTCGATGCCGCCACGCAGGCCACCCGTAGCCTGCAGGGCCTCTCCACCGAGCTGACGGCCCGGGTCCCGCAACTCCTGGAGGCGATGCGTTCGATCGGCACGGGGCTGGAACTGCACTCCACCCTCGACCGCATCTGCGCGACGGCGGCCGAGCTGGCCCACGCCCGCTACGCCGCCATCGGTGTCGTCGACGAGTCGGGCGACGGCCTCTCCGACTTCATCACCCACGGGGTCTCCGAGGAGGTCGCCCGGGCGACCGGGCGCAGGCCCGACGGCCACCGGGGCCTGCTGGGTGCGCTGATCCACGACCCCGAACCCGTACGGCTGGCCGATCTGGCCGAGGATCCGCGCTCCGCCGGGTTCCCGCCCGGCCACCCGCCGATGCGGACCTTCCTCGGGGTGCCGATCCGGGTCCAGGGGGAGATCTTCGGCAACCTCTATCTGACCGAGAAGGAGGGCGGCGGCGAGTTCAGCGACTACGACCTGCACATGGTGCGGGTGCTCGCCACCGAGGCGGGGATCGCCATCGGCAACGCCCGGCTGTACGAGGCGGCGCGGCAGCGGGAGCGCTGGATCGACGGTTCGGTGGCGGTGACCACCGCCCTCCTGTCCGGCGGGGACGCTGACGACGCGCTCTCCGTCGTCGCCGAACAGGCCCGCCATCTCGCGGACTCCGCCGCCGGGATCGTGCTGCTGCCCACCGGGGACGGCGGGCTGGAGATCGTCGCGGTCTCCGCCGACGATCCCTCGTCCTCGCTCGGGGTGATCATTCCGGCCCGCTCATCGGTGGTGGCGAAGCTGCTGGCCGGGGAGGCGGTCTTCATCGACGACTCGGCCACCGACAGCCGGATGGTCACCAGGCTGGCCGGTCTCTTCGGGCCCAGCATGCTGCTGCCGTTGCAGAGCGGGGGCCGGGTGCTCGGCGCCCTGGCGACCCCCCGGGCGCGGGGCGCGCGCCCCTTCAGCCGGACCGAGCGGACGCTCGCCACCCAGTTCGCCTCGCAGGCGGCCCTGGCGCTGATGATGGCCGAGGCGCAGCGGGACCGGGAACGGCTCGCGGTCTACGAGGACCGCGACCGGATCGCCCGTGACCTGCACGACCTGGTCATCCAGCGGCTCTTCGCCACCGGGATGATGCTGGAGAGCGCCCAGCGCCGCTCGGTCGTCCCCGAGGTGCGGACGGGGGTGGGCCGGGCGGTCGACGAGCTGGACGTGACCATCCAGGAGATCCGTACGGCCATCTTCGCGCTCCAGCAGGAACCGGCCGAGGCTCCTTCGGGGCTCCGCACCCGTGTCCTGCGCGAGATCAACATGGCGGCGGTCCCGCTCGGTTTCAAGCCCTCGCACCGCTTCCTGGGCGCTGTGGACGCGCTCGTCGGGGAGCTGACCGGCAAGAACCTGATCGCCGCGTTGCGCGAGGCGCTGTCCAACGCCTTCCGGCACGCCGGGGCCTCGGTGATCGACGTGGTCGTGGACGCCACGGCGACCCTGCCGGACGGCCGGGCCGCGGTGCGTCTGTCGGTGGCGGACGACGGGGTGGGCATCCCGGAGGGCGGGCGCCGCAGCGGCCTGCGGAACCTGGCCCGCCGGGCGGAGTCGCTGGGCGGGGCGAGCTGGTTCGGCCCGGGGGTCGGGGAGGGCGGGGGCGGGACGACGGTGGTGTGGGAGGCGCCGCTGTGA